From Primulina tabacum isolate GXHZ01 chromosome 2, ASM2559414v2, whole genome shotgun sequence, one genomic window encodes:
- the LOC142531504 gene encoding ABC transporter G family member 31-like isoform X1 yields MKKSQTIVSQDHDLVNSASNGQAEKSDMILGTDAKTKKGMILPFQPLTMNFHNVNYFVDMPKEMSSQGVPETRLQLLSNVSGVFSPGVLTALVGSSGAGKTTLMDVLAGRKTSGYVEGEIKISGYLKEQKTFARISGYVEQSDIHSPQLTVHESLWFSSFLRLPKEVNEEQRREFVEEVMQLVELDSLRHALVGLPGNTGLSTEQRKRLTIAVELVANPSIIFMDEPTSGLDARAAAIVMRTVRNTVDTGRTVVCTIHQPSIEIFETFDELLLMKRGGRVIYGGKLGEKSQTMIDYFQEISGIPPIPNGYNPATWMLEISTPFVEERITKDFAVIYCNSQQYRDVEASIQRFSIPPEQSEPLKFSSTYSKDAISQFSICLWKQNLVYWRSPMYNVVRLVFTTVSAIIIGTIFWDVGSKRDSTQNLFVVLGALYSSVLFLGVNNASSVQPVVSIERTVFYREKAAGMYSPFPYAFAQGLVEIPYILVQTISYGIITYFLINFERTAGKFFLYLLFMLLTFTYFTFYGMMVVGLTPTQNLASVISSAFYSLWNLLSGFLVPKPQIPGWWIWFYYVCPIAWTLRGIITSQLGDVETMVIGPGFEGSVKDFIEARFGYGPGMFGVTVVVLVGFILFFFSVFAISLKVLNFQKR; encoded by the exons ATGAAAAAATCACAAACAATTGTTTCACAGGATCATGATCTAGTAAATTCAGCGAGCAACG GTCAAGCTGAAAAATCTGATATGATCTTAGGAACGGATGCAAAAACAAAGAAAGGAATGATTCTCCCATTTCAACCATTAACCATGAATTTCCATAATGTCAATTACTTTGTTGATATGCCCAAG GAAATGAGCTCACAAGGTGTGCCAGAAACAAGGTTGCAATTGTTATCCAATGTCAGTGGAGTATTCTCACCTGGTGTTCTTACTGCATTAGTTGGGTCAAGTGGGGCAGGGAAGACCACATTGATGGATGTACTTGCTGGTAGGAAGACAAGTGGGTATGTAGAGGGAGAGATTAAAATATCTGGTTACCTTAAGGAACAAAAAACATTTGCTAGAATATCAGGATATGTTGAACAAAGCGACATACATTCTCCTCAGTTGACAGTTCATGAATCTCTCTGGTTTTCCTCATTTCTTAGGCTTCCAAAGGAAGTGAATGAAGAACAAAGACGA GAGTTTGTTGAAGAGGTAATGCAATTAGTAGAACTTGACTCTTTAAGACATGCCTTGGTAGGCTTGCCAGGGAATACTGGCTTATCCACAGAACAAAGAAAACGCTTGACAATTGCAGTGGAGCTTGTCGCAAATCCGTCAATCATTTTTATGGATGAACCTACATCTGGTCTTGATGCACGAGCAGCAGCCATTGTCATGCGAACAGTACGTAATACTGTTGATACTGGAAGAACAGTTGTTTGTACCATTCATCAGCCGAGTATTGAGATATTTGAAACCTTTGATGAG CTACTTTTAATGAAGCGAGGGGGAAGAGTGATATATGGTGGAAAGCTAGGTGAGAAATCACAAACCATGATAGACTATTTTCAG GAGATTAGTGGAATTCCCCCAATACCAAACGGTTACAATCCTGCGACTTGGATGCTTGAGATAAGCACGCCTTTTGTCGAAGAAAGGATTACAAAAGATTTTGCGGTGATTTACTGTAATTCCCAGCAGTACAG GGATGTTGAAGCTTCCATTCAGAGATTTAGCATTCCACCTGAACAATCAGAGCCCCTGAAATTTAGCTCCACATATTCTAAAGATGCAATTTCTCAATTTAGTATATGCCTTTGGAAGCAAAATCTTGTGTATTGGCGAAGCCCAATGTACAATGTTGTGAGATTGGTCTTTACGACAGTAAGCGCAATTATCATTGGCACTATATTTTGGGATGTAGGCTCAAAAAG GGATTCGACTCAAAACTTATTTGTCGTATTGGGAGCGCTTTATTCTTCTGTTCTGTTTCTTGGGGTCAACAATGCTTCTTCAGTACAACCAGTAGTATCCATAGAGAGAACAGTTTTCTACCGAGAAAAAGCTGCTGGAATGTACTCTCCATTTCCTTATGCATTTGCCCAG GGCCTTGTGGAAATTCCATACATTTTGGTCCAAACGATATCATATGGAATCATTACATACTTCTTGATCAACTTTGAGAGGACAGCTG GCAAATTTTTCCTGTATCTCCTGTTTATGCTTCTTACATTCACATATTTCACCTTCTACGGAATGATGGTCGTTGGTCTTACTCCCACTCAAAACTTGGCTTCCGTCATTTCCTCGGCCTTTTATTCATTATGGAATCTTCTCTCAGGATTCCTGGTTCCAAAACCT CAAATTCCTGGATGGTGGATATGGTTCTATTATGTCTGTCCGATTGCTTGGACTTTACGAGGTATAATAACATCCCAACTGGGTGATGTTGAGACAATGGTTATAGGACCTGGATTCGAAGGTTCGGTGAAGGACTTCATTGAAGCACGGTTTGGCTATGGTCCAGGGATGTTTGGAGTTACAGTAGTAGTGCTCGTTGGATTTATCCTTTTCTTCTTTTCGGTGTTTGCAATCTCTCTCAAAGTTCTCAATTTTCAGAAACGATGA
- the LOC142531504 gene encoding ABC transporter G family member 31-like isoform X2, translated as MKKSQTIVSQDHDLVNSASNGTDAKTKKGMILPFQPLTMNFHNVNYFVDMPKEMSSQGVPETRLQLLSNVSGVFSPGVLTALVGSSGAGKTTLMDVLAGRKTSGYVEGEIKISGYLKEQKTFARISGYVEQSDIHSPQLTVHESLWFSSFLRLPKEVNEEQRREFVEEVMQLVELDSLRHALVGLPGNTGLSTEQRKRLTIAVELVANPSIIFMDEPTSGLDARAAAIVMRTVRNTVDTGRTVVCTIHQPSIEIFETFDELLLMKRGGRVIYGGKLGEKSQTMIDYFQEISGIPPIPNGYNPATWMLEISTPFVEERITKDFAVIYCNSQQYRDVEASIQRFSIPPEQSEPLKFSSTYSKDAISQFSICLWKQNLVYWRSPMYNVVRLVFTTVSAIIIGTIFWDVGSKRDSTQNLFVVLGALYSSVLFLGVNNASSVQPVVSIERTVFYREKAAGMYSPFPYAFAQGLVEIPYILVQTISYGIITYFLINFERTAGKFFLYLLFMLLTFTYFTFYGMMVVGLTPTQNLASVISSAFYSLWNLLSGFLVPKPQIPGWWIWFYYVCPIAWTLRGIITSQLGDVETMVIGPGFEGSVKDFIEARFGYGPGMFGVTVVVLVGFILFFFSVFAISLKVLNFQKR; from the exons ATGAAAAAATCACAAACAATTGTTTCACAGGATCATGATCTAGTAAATTCAGCGAGCAACG GAACGGATGCAAAAACAAAGAAAGGAATGATTCTCCCATTTCAACCATTAACCATGAATTTCCATAATGTCAATTACTTTGTTGATATGCCCAAG GAAATGAGCTCACAAGGTGTGCCAGAAACAAGGTTGCAATTGTTATCCAATGTCAGTGGAGTATTCTCACCTGGTGTTCTTACTGCATTAGTTGGGTCAAGTGGGGCAGGGAAGACCACATTGATGGATGTACTTGCTGGTAGGAAGACAAGTGGGTATGTAGAGGGAGAGATTAAAATATCTGGTTACCTTAAGGAACAAAAAACATTTGCTAGAATATCAGGATATGTTGAACAAAGCGACATACATTCTCCTCAGTTGACAGTTCATGAATCTCTCTGGTTTTCCTCATTTCTTAGGCTTCCAAAGGAAGTGAATGAAGAACAAAGACGA GAGTTTGTTGAAGAGGTAATGCAATTAGTAGAACTTGACTCTTTAAGACATGCCTTGGTAGGCTTGCCAGGGAATACTGGCTTATCCACAGAACAAAGAAAACGCTTGACAATTGCAGTGGAGCTTGTCGCAAATCCGTCAATCATTTTTATGGATGAACCTACATCTGGTCTTGATGCACGAGCAGCAGCCATTGTCATGCGAACAGTACGTAATACTGTTGATACTGGAAGAACAGTTGTTTGTACCATTCATCAGCCGAGTATTGAGATATTTGAAACCTTTGATGAG CTACTTTTAATGAAGCGAGGGGGAAGAGTGATATATGGTGGAAAGCTAGGTGAGAAATCACAAACCATGATAGACTATTTTCAG GAGATTAGTGGAATTCCCCCAATACCAAACGGTTACAATCCTGCGACTTGGATGCTTGAGATAAGCACGCCTTTTGTCGAAGAAAGGATTACAAAAGATTTTGCGGTGATTTACTGTAATTCCCAGCAGTACAG GGATGTTGAAGCTTCCATTCAGAGATTTAGCATTCCACCTGAACAATCAGAGCCCCTGAAATTTAGCTCCACATATTCTAAAGATGCAATTTCTCAATTTAGTATATGCCTTTGGAAGCAAAATCTTGTGTATTGGCGAAGCCCAATGTACAATGTTGTGAGATTGGTCTTTACGACAGTAAGCGCAATTATCATTGGCACTATATTTTGGGATGTAGGCTCAAAAAG GGATTCGACTCAAAACTTATTTGTCGTATTGGGAGCGCTTTATTCTTCTGTTCTGTTTCTTGGGGTCAACAATGCTTCTTCAGTACAACCAGTAGTATCCATAGAGAGAACAGTTTTCTACCGAGAAAAAGCTGCTGGAATGTACTCTCCATTTCCTTATGCATTTGCCCAG GGCCTTGTGGAAATTCCATACATTTTGGTCCAAACGATATCATATGGAATCATTACATACTTCTTGATCAACTTTGAGAGGACAGCTG GCAAATTTTTCCTGTATCTCCTGTTTATGCTTCTTACATTCACATATTTCACCTTCTACGGAATGATGGTCGTTGGTCTTACTCCCACTCAAAACTTGGCTTCCGTCATTTCCTCGGCCTTTTATTCATTATGGAATCTTCTCTCAGGATTCCTGGTTCCAAAACCT CAAATTCCTGGATGGTGGATATGGTTCTATTATGTCTGTCCGATTGCTTGGACTTTACGAGGTATAATAACATCCCAACTGGGTGATGTTGAGACAATGGTTATAGGACCTGGATTCGAAGGTTCGGTGAAGGACTTCATTGAAGCACGGTTTGGCTATGGTCCAGGGATGTTTGGAGTTACAGTAGTAGTGCTCGTTGGATTTATCCTTTTCTTCTTTTCGGTGTTTGCAATCTCTCTCAAAGTTCTCAATTTTCAGAAACGATGA